From the Entomomonas sp. E2T0 genome, one window contains:
- the panS gene encoding ketopantoate/pantoate/pantothenate transporter PanS: MVKILIKVCQLFPLWATAIAVVAYYIPTIFTPFKPSISYLLMFVMFTMGVSLSFADFKYVFAKPKAVIVCTVLHYIVMPFTALILTKIFQMPTDLAVGMILVGSVSSGTASNVIIYLAKGDVALSVTISSVSTLVGVVVTPLLTLLLVGQSVQVNAWEMFEHIVLIVLVPIILGLIIHYFFNKLVKKVESILPFLSMCSLIFLIGIVVAASRGQIANVGVTIMLAIILHNAIGLLGGYWGGKLFGFDESTCRTMSIEVGMQNSALAATLGQTYFSSLASLPGAIFSVWHNISGSLLAGYWQGKPVKKRE; this comes from the coding sequence ATGGTAAAAATATTAATTAAAGTTTGTCAATTATTTCCATTATGGGCAACTGCTATAGCAGTTGTTGCTTATTATATACCTACTATATTTACACCATTTAAACCCAGTATTAGCTATTTACTAATGTTTGTTATGTTTACTATGGGGGTATCTTTAAGTTTTGCAGATTTTAAATATGTATTTGCTAAGCCTAAAGCAGTTATTGTGTGTACGGTATTACATTATATTGTGATGCCATTTACGGCTCTAATTTTAACCAAAATTTTTCAAATGCCTACTGATTTAGCAGTGGGAATGATTTTGGTAGGTAGTGTTTCTAGTGGAACAGCTTCTAATGTGATTATTTATTTAGCTAAAGGTGATGTAGCACTTTCAGTAACTATTTCTTCGGTTTCAACCTTAGTTGGGGTTGTGGTTACTCCTTTACTTACGTTATTACTAGTAGGTCAGTCAGTACAAGTAAATGCTTGGGAGATGTTTGAGCATATAGTTTTAATAGTGCTTGTACCTATTATATTAGGTTTAATTATTCATTATTTTTTTAATAAATTGGTGAAAAAAGTTGAATCAATATTACCCTTTTTATCTATGTGTAGTTTGATATTTCTAATTGGTATTGTGGTAGCTGCTAGTAGAGGTCAAATTGCTAATGTGGGAGTGACTATTATGCTAGCTATTATATTGCATAATGCAATTGGCTTATTAGGTGGTTATTGGGGTGGAAAATTATTTGGTTTTGATGAGTCCACTTGTAGAACAATGTCTATTGAAGTAGGTATGCAGAATTCAGCATTAGCTGCTACTTTAGGACAAACTTATTTCTCTTCATTAGCTTCTTTGCCTGGTGCTATCTTCTCTGTTTGGCATAATATTTCGGGCTCTTTATTAGCAGGGTATTGGCAGGGTAAACCTGTTAAGAAAAGGGAATAA